From Bacteroidales bacterium, one genomic window encodes:
- the ubiE gene encoding bifunctional demethylmenaquinone methyltransferase/2-methoxy-6-polyprenyl-1,4-benzoquinol methylase UbiE: MDTSGIFNRISGSYDALNHLFSLNIDKRWRKQAVNYLCGGMKEGARILDEACGTGDLTIALADKGFHVTGIDISQGMLAVAKKKVVKCNPLPHLMLADAAKLPFAGGYFDAVTIAYGIRNYDDRATALKEIWRVLLSGGKLVILEFAKPTNPFIRGCYNLYFNNVLPFMAKIFTGGKEKGAYKYFIQSVEKFPKFEMFCKEIEAAGFKEVKFTKQTFGISVLYTAVK; encoded by the coding sequence ATGGATACTTCCGGAATTTTTAACCGCATAAGCGGCAGTTATGATGCACTCAATCATTTGTTTTCTCTTAACATAGATAAACGCTGGAGAAAACAGGCGGTCAACTATTTATGCGGGGGCATGAAAGAAGGCGCAAGAATTCTGGATGAAGCATGCGGAACGGGAGACCTGACTATCGCTTTGGCTGATAAAGGGTTCCATGTTACCGGAATTGATATTTCACAGGGGATGCTTGCAGTTGCTAAAAAGAAAGTAGTAAAGTGCAACCCTCTGCCACACTTAATGTTAGCGGACGCGGCCAAGTTGCCGTTTGCAGGCGGTTATTTTGATGCTGTTACAATTGCTTACGGCATAAGGAATTATGATGACAGGGCAACAGCTCTTAAAGAGATTTGGAGAGTGCTTCTGTCGGGAGGAAAATTGGTAATACTGGAATTTGCAAAACCTACAAATCCTTTTATAAGAGGGTGTTACAACTTATACTTTAATAATGTGCTCCCTTTCATGGCTAAGATTTTCACAGGCGGAAAGGAGAAAGGAGCGTATAAATACTTCATACAATCGGTAGAGAAATTCCCTAAATTTGAAATGTTTTGCAAGGAGATTGAGGCGGCCGGATTTAAAGAGGTGAAGTTCACAAAGCAAACTTTTGGAATTTCTGTTTTATATACAGCTGTTAAGTGA
- the cls gene encoding cardiolipin synthase: MWSNEIWPIISAVLYAMNMGIAIYASVTMILRRQDPIKTLSWTAVMVLLPYIGILLYFVFGQNFRKKKIFSRKGLGDVKLRQELCVDEEEKLKKDPQLFSAENEPYKKLVYQNLKNSYALIDYNSDIDFYFDGRDALDAMYKAIEEAKHHIHIQTYILEDDVTGNKFVDLLAKKAQSGVEVRLLIDGMGCVSLKKKFLERLKQSGIEVLIFSPVRFFMPMSRLNYRNHRKILVVDGKVGFLGGVNIADRYYYGTEAGDWHDTHIKIVGESVFSLQEGFLLDRYFVLNRKLRYSKKYYPQIENQKYDITIGRKNFYSQIISSGPDSDWAGIMQCYFTAITCARDHIYVVTPYFTPNETILNAIKVAALGNIDVRIMLPEKADSATATYSTKSYIGELLEAGVRIYLFKEGFNHSKVMSIDGNISIVGSANMDTRSFEHNFEIMSVLYNSDCAKVVEDKFLQDLEECDEVNLVKWRKRPVEEKVRESFFRLLSPLM, translated from the coding sequence ATGTGGTCTAACGAGATTTGGCCTATAATATCTGCGGTGCTATACGCAATGAACATGGGGATAGCAATTTATGCTTCCGTTACCATGATTTTGCGCAGGCAAGACCCTATTAAGACTTTGTCATGGACGGCGGTGATGGTGCTGCTCCCGTATATTGGAATTTTGCTCTATTTTGTCTTCGGCCAGAACTTTAGGAAGAAAAAGATTTTTTCCCGCAAAGGGTTGGGGGATGTTAAATTAAGGCAGGAGTTGTGCGTGGATGAAGAAGAGAAGCTAAAGAAAGACCCGCAACTTTTTTCAGCTGAAAATGAACCATATAAAAAGCTTGTTTACCAGAATCTTAAGAATAGCTATGCGCTCATAGATTATAACAGCGATATTGATTTTTATTTTGACGGCCGGGATGCTTTGGATGCTATGTATAAGGCCATTGAAGAGGCAAAGCATCATATTCACATTCAGACATATATACTTGAGGATGATGTAACAGGAAATAAGTTTGTGGATTTGCTTGCAAAAAAAGCGCAGAGCGGCGTTGAAGTCCGCCTTCTTATTGACGGCATGGGCTGTGTTTCCCTTAAGAAAAAATTTTTGGAGCGTCTGAAACAGAGCGGGATAGAGGTGCTGATTTTCTCTCCGGTACGTTTCTTCATGCCAATGAGCAGACTTAACTATCGCAATCACAGGAAGATACTTGTTGTTGACGGGAAGGTCGGTTTTCTCGGCGGAGTAAATATTGCTGACCGCTACTATTATGGAACTGAGGCTGGAGATTGGCATGATACTCATATTAAGATAGTTGGAGAGTCTGTGTTCTCTTTGCAGGAGGGCTTTTTGCTGGACAGGTATTTTGTTCTCAACCGTAAGTTAAGATATAGCAAGAAGTACTATCCGCAGATTGAAAATCAGAAATATGATATAACTATCGGGAGGAAAAATTTTTACAGTCAAATTATCTCTTCTGGTCCCGACAGCGACTGGGCCGGTATCATGCAATGTTATTTTACTGCTATTACTTGCGCGCGTGACCATATATATGTTGTAACACCGTATTTTACTCCAAATGAGACAATTCTGAATGCTATTAAAGTTGCGGCACTCGGCAATATAGACGTGAGGATAATGCTGCCGGAGAAGGCAGATTCTGCTACTGCTACATATAGCACCAAATCTTATATTGGCGAATTGCTTGAGGCAGGTGTAAGAATATACCTTTTTAAGGAGGGCTTTAATCACTCAAAGGTTATGAGCATTGATGGGAATATAAGTATTGTAGGGTCGGCAAATATGGATACAAGAAGTTTTGAGCACAACTTTGAAATCATGAGCGTACTTTATAATTCAGATTGTGCTAAAGTTGTGGAAGATAAGTTCCTGCAAGATTTAGAGGAGTGTGATGAGGTAAACCTGGTAAAGTGGAGGAAGAGGCCGGTGGAGGAGAAAGTCAGAGAGAGTTTTTTCCGACTGCTAAGTCCGCTAATGTAA
- a CDS encoding ROK family protein, with translation MEKEYVVGVDVGGQTAKIGVVNRRGEILCQKAIDSKYGKGEADKFVKALCATIRELTKKVGLENVNGIGVGAPDGNFYKGTIEDASNLQWAKGIIVPFANMISKELGGIKAVVTNDANAAAMGEMTYGAAKGMKDFIMITLGTGVGSGIVIGGNVVYGHDGFAGELGHTCAVRTNGRECGCGKKGCLEAYTSATGVARTAKEWMANSLKPSLLREIKGDITSKDIYDAAEKGDKMAIEIFEYTGRLLGEKFADFVAFSAPEAIVLFGGLAHASKYIMKSLMDAMNENLISLWRGKVKVITSALKESDAAILGASALAW, from the coding sequence ATGGAAAAAGAATATGTTGTCGGTGTTGATGTAGGCGGACAGACTGCAAAGATTGGCGTTGTAAACCGCAGAGGTGAAATACTTTGCCAGAAAGCAATTGATTCTAAATATGGAAAAGGGGAGGCTGATAAGTTTGTGAAAGCTCTCTGTGCTACAATACGCGAGCTTACCAAAAAGGTTGGTCTTGAGAATGTTAACGGAATAGGAGTTGGAGCTCCCGATGGAAATTTTTACAAGGGTACAATTGAAGATGCTTCTAACCTTCAATGGGCAAAAGGAATTATTGTCCCGTTTGCTAATATGATTTCCAAGGAGTTAGGAGGTATCAAGGCGGTTGTAACTAATGATGCGAATGCTGCTGCGATGGGGGAGATGACATACGGTGCCGCAAAGGGAATGAAGGATTTCATCATGATTACACTTGGTACCGGAGTTGGCAGCGGTATTGTTATTGGCGGAAATGTGGTTTATGGTCACGATGGTTTTGCAGGCGAACTTGGTCATACTTGCGCCGTGCGAACAAACGGAAGAGAGTGCGGGTGCGGGAAGAAAGGCTGCCTGGAGGCTTACACTTCTGCTACCGGTGTTGCAAGAACCGCAAAAGAATGGATGGCTAACTCATTAAAACCTAGTTTGCTGCGTGAAATAAAAGGAGATATAACATCAAAAGATATTTATGATGCTGCTGAAAAGGGGGATAAGATGGCTATAGAAATATTTGAGTATACCGGAAGATTATTAGGTGAAAAATTCGCGGACTTTGTAGCTTTCTCCGCACCTGAAGCAATAGTGCTTTTCGGCGGTCTTGCACATGCAAGCAAGTATATTATGAAATCTTTGATGGACGCTATGAATGAGAACCTTATATCATTGTGGAGAGGAAAAGTAAAGGTTATTACCTCTGCGTTAAAGGAGAGCGATGCAGCCATATTAGGCGCCTCTGCTCTTGCGTGGTAA
- a CDS encoding D-2-hydroxyacid dehydrogenase, whose protein sequence is MNKIVFLDAASIGEDVSLEPVAKLGELVTYPFTKAEDVFGRVKDCDILIINKVVIGKEQIDAAKNLKLICVAATGTNNVDIAYANSKNIPVKNVAGYSTESVAQVTLSMVLSLSCWLGYYDARVKSGEYSRGNLVSDVSRVFTELSGKRYGIVGLGNIGSRVASLAKAFGMEVVYYSTSGKPHSSEYKNVSLDELMKTCDYISVHAPMNEKTKDLIKYAQLKMMKPSAFIINLGRGGIINEEDLVRALNENVIAGAGIDVYSKEPIPLTSPYLKIKDNSKVILTPHIGWTSQEARKCLINKLSENIINFKNY, encoded by the coding sequence ATGAATAAAATTGTTTTTTTGGATGCTGCTTCAATAGGGGAAGATGTTTCACTTGAGCCGGTTGCGAAACTGGGAGAGCTTGTTACATACCCATTTACAAAAGCTGAGGATGTTTTTGGAAGAGTTAAGGATTGTGATATCCTTATAATTAATAAGGTCGTAATTGGGAAAGAGCAAATTGATGCCGCAAAGAATTTGAAACTTATTTGTGTTGCTGCTACCGGGACGAATAATGTAGATATTGCCTATGCAAATAGCAAAAATATTCCAGTAAAAAATGTTGCGGGGTATTCAACCGAGAGTGTTGCACAAGTCACATTATCAATGGTTTTAAGCCTCTCCTGCTGGCTTGGATATTATGATGCAAGAGTTAAAAGCGGAGAGTATTCGCGCGGGAATCTTGTGTCTGATGTGAGCCGTGTTTTCACTGAGCTGAGCGGAAAACGTTATGGTATTGTCGGCTTGGGCAATATAGGTTCCAGAGTTGCCTCTCTTGCAAAGGCATTTGGAATGGAGGTGGTTTATTATTCAACTTCCGGTAAGCCGCATTCTTCTGAATATAAGAATGTTTCATTGGATGAACTGATGAAAACCTGTGATTACATATCTGTTCATGCTCCAATGAATGAGAAGACAAAAGACTTGATTAAGTATGCACAGCTTAAGATGATGAAGCCTTCTGCATTCATAATTAATCTTGGACGCGGTGGAATCATTAATGAAGAGGATCTTGTACGTGCTCTAAATGAGAATGTTATAGCAGGTGCAGGAATAGATGTCTATTCAAAGGAGCCAATTCCTCTGACATCGCCATATTTGAAAATCAAGGATAACAGCAAGGTGATTCTTACGCCGCATATCGGGTGGACCAGTCAGGAGGCTCGTAAGTGCTTGATTAATAAACTTTCAGAGAATATAATTAATTTCAAAAACTATTAG
- a CDS encoding SDR family oxidoreductase, producing the protein MGKFDGKVVVITGASSGIGLASARAFAQEGASVVLAARSADKLKQTFCELSHKGQEAGRFLAVPTDVQKEDNCKRLIEAAVEKFGKIDVLVNNAGISMRAMFRDLDLIVLKRLMDVNFWGTVYCTKYALPYLLKSKGTVVGVISIAGFKGLPARTGYSASKFAIYGFLDTLRVEHLHDGLNVLVFAPGFTASNVRFAALTADGTPQGETPRDEAGMMSAETVAIKMVHAVYKRKSQVVLTPIGKLTVFLNKICPRLVDKLEYNYMKKEPNSPLK; encoded by the coding sequence ATGGGCAAATTTGACGGTAAAGTTGTAGTAATAACGGGGGCAAGTTCCGGGATAGGTCTTGCCTCCGCTCGTGCTTTTGCACAGGAAGGAGCAAGCGTTGTACTTGCGGCGCGTTCCGCGGACAAGCTAAAACAGACTTTTTGCGAACTGTCTCATAAGGGACAGGAGGCTGGAAGATTTCTTGCTGTCCCGACAGATGTTCAAAAAGAGGATAATTGCAAGAGGCTGATAGAGGCTGCGGTAGAGAAATTTGGGAAAATAGATGTGCTTGTAAATAATGCGGGCATCTCCATGAGGGCAATGTTCAGAGACTTAGATTTGATTGTCCTTAAGCGTCTTATGGATGTTAATTTCTGGGGGACCGTTTACTGCACAAAATACGCGCTGCCCTATCTGCTTAAGAGCAAGGGAACTGTAGTTGGCGTAATTTCTATTGCAGGTTTCAAAGGACTTCCGGCACGTACCGGATATTCTGCTTCAAAGTTTGCAATCTATGGATTCCTGGATACTTTGAGAGTTGAGCATCTTCACGACGGGTTAAATGTTCTGGTTTTTGCACCGGGCTTTACCGCTTCAAATGTCAGATTTGCAGCGCTTACCGCGGACGGTACACCTCAGGGTGAAACTCCAAGGGACGAGGCAGGCATGATGAGTGCGGAAACTGTCGCGATTAAGATGGTGCATGCCGTGTATAAGCGCAAGTCTCAGGTTGTGCTGACGCCTATCGGAAAACTTACGGTCTTTCTGAATAAGATTTGCCCGAGGCTTGTTGACAAGCTTGAGTATAACTACATGAAGAAGGAACCTAATTCACCTCTAAAATAG
- a CDS encoding pyridoxal phosphate-dependent aminotransferase family protein, translating into MDIFDRIKENEGGPLGQYRKRAHGYFMFPKLEGEIGPYMTFNGKKVLAWTFNNYLALANDPEVRKVDAEAAAKWGLAYPMGARMMSGHTSLHEKLERELADFEQKEDAYLLNFGYQGMVSILDALLTRHDVVVYDEECHACIMDGLRLHMGLRIRYKHNDIADCEKVLARAEKVANEQGGGVLLVTEGVYGMTGAMGALGKIVPLKKKYKFRILIDDAHGFGVMGAHGRGTSEEQGVMDGVDLYFGAFAKAMAAIGGFIAGPKDIINFLRYNLRSQIYAKSLPMALVEGCLKRLDMIRNGDERRKHLFEIARAMQNGLRERGFDVGPAEACITPVFVKGTVPEATNILVDLRENYKIFCSVVVYPVVPKGVIMFRIICTAMHQMEHVEYTLKAFEEIKKKLAAGAYSGDNDIKDMAID; encoded by the coding sequence ATGGACATTTTTGACAGAATTAAGGAAAATGAGGGAGGACCTCTTGGACAATACAGGAAAAGAGCACACGGCTATTTTATGTTCCCAAAACTAGAGGGAGAGATTGGGCCCTATATGACTTTCAATGGTAAAAAGGTACTCGCATGGACTTTTAATAATTATTTGGCCCTGGCAAATGACCCTGAGGTTAGAAAAGTTGATGCGGAAGCGGCTGCAAAATGGGGTCTTGCATATCCTATGGGTGCAAGAATGATGAGCGGCCACACTTCTTTGCATGAAAAGCTGGAGCGTGAACTTGCTGATTTTGAGCAGAAAGAAGATGCTTATCTTCTAAACTTCGGCTATCAGGGCATGGTATCTATTCTGGATGCGCTGCTTACAAGACATGATGTTGTTGTGTACGATGAAGAGTGCCACGCATGTATCATGGATGGTTTGCGCCTTCACATGGGATTGAGAATCAGATATAAACATAATGATATTGCGGACTGCGAAAAAGTTCTTGCACGTGCGGAGAAGGTTGCAAATGAACAGGGAGGAGGCGTACTACTTGTAACAGAAGGAGTTTACGGCATGACCGGGGCTATGGGAGCTCTTGGAAAAATTGTTCCGCTTAAGAAAAAATACAAATTCAGAATTCTAATTGATGATGCGCACGGCTTTGGAGTAATGGGCGCACACGGACGCGGAACATCTGAGGAGCAAGGAGTTATGGATGGCGTTGATTTGTACTTTGGAGCTTTTGCAAAAGCAATGGCTGCAATTGGAGGATTTATCGCAGGTCCAAAAGACATCATCAATTTCTTAAGATATAATCTTAGAAGTCAGATATATGCAAAGTCTCTTCCAATGGCTCTTGTTGAGGGATGCTTAAAGAGACTTGATATGATTCGCAATGGCGACGAGAGAAGAAAACATTTGTTTGAAATCGCACGCGCAATGCAGAATGGTCTGAGAGAGAGAGGTTTTGATGTAGGACCCGCAGAGGCTTGTATCACTCCTGTATTTGTAAAGGGAACAGTTCCAGAAGCAACAAACATACTTGTAGATTTGAGAGAAAACTATAAGATATTCTGCTCTGTTGTTGTATATCCTGTTGTACCTAAGGGTGTTATAATGTTCAGAATTATCTGCACCGCAATGCACCAGATGGAGCATGTTGAGTATACTCTTAAAGCTTTTGAGGAGATTAAGAAGAAACTTGCTGCAGGTGCCTACAGCGGAGACAATGATATCAAAGATATGGCTATTGATTAG
- a CDS encoding peptidoglycan DD-metalloendopeptidase family protein: protein MLKKYAYIILTLLLLVPLKGQAQFFGKRRNKEDIPISIKLDPRFPQVRDTIDLRYSTATGVTLDDIWSDFWLSTGYIPIFYLPDPFKNYSLDSENPSKEKDKNSAKRPQIIFSVTDFTKNTLKEIEEERNALINEEEEESDDEEDTDQPITELPEEYDIWSNTTINPYNVKLADMKDTVRIDVSGFCPPIERKYETSEFGPRWGRIHAGIDLKVFKGDTIRAAFDGVVRIRRYDGSGYGNFIVLRNDNGLETLYGHMSGFIADEGQRVKAGEPIGLGGSTGHSTGTHLHFELRYLGNAINPRDAIDFDTGPYAIKDNTLVLTKDNFRYQRLHFSRSGRHRNYGRSRSRRGSSVTIRKGDTLGALARRHHTTVAKLKRLNGIKGNNIRSGKKLRVR from the coding sequence ATGCTTAAAAAGTACGCCTACATTATTCTTACATTACTCCTGCTTGTCCCGCTAAAGGGACAAGCTCAGTTTTTTGGGAAAAGGCGCAATAAGGAAGATATTCCTATAAGCATTAAACTTGACCCAAGATTTCCTCAGGTTAGGGATACTATTGATTTGAGATACTCAACCGCAACTGGTGTAACACTAGACGATATCTGGTCAGATTTCTGGTTGTCAACCGGTTACATTCCTATCTTTTACCTCCCGGACCCATTTAAAAATTACTCTCTGGACAGCGAGAATCCATCAAAGGAGAAGGATAAAAACTCCGCAAAGCGTCCGCAAATTATTTTCTCCGTTACAGATTTTACAAAGAATACTCTCAAGGAGATTGAAGAGGAGAGAAATGCTCTGATTAATGAAGAGGAGGAAGAGAGTGATGATGAGGAAGATACAGATCAGCCAATTACAGAGCTTCCGGAGGAGTATGATATCTGGAGCAATACCACAATCAATCCATATAATGTTAAGCTTGCTGACATGAAGGACACTGTCCGCATAGATGTTAGCGGGTTCTGCCCTCCTATAGAGAGGAAGTATGAGACTTCTGAGTTTGGACCGCGCTGGGGAAGAATACATGCCGGCATAGATTTAAAAGTCTTCAAGGGTGATACCATACGTGCGGCATTTGATGGAGTTGTACGCATAAGACGCTATGATGGAAGTGGTTACGGCAACTTCATTGTTCTGCGCAATGATAATGGACTGGAGACTTTGTATGGCCACATGAGCGGATTTATTGCTGATGAGGGACAAAGAGTAAAGGCAGGAGAGCCTATCGGACTTGGAGGTAGCACCGGACATTCAACCGGCACGCATCTTCATTTTGAGCTTAGGTATCTGGGAAACGCTATCAACCCTAGAGATGCAATAGACTTTGATACAGGACCATACGCAATTAAAGACAATACTCTTGTTCTTACAAAAGATAACTTCCGTTATCAAAGACTGCACTTTAGCAGAAGCGGCAGGCACAGGAATTATGGAAGGAGCAGAAGCAGAAGAGGCAGCAGTGTCACAATAAGGAAAGGAGATACTCTTGGAGCACTTGCCCGCCGCCACCACACAACAGTGGCAAAGCTAAAGAGGCTTAATGGCATAAAAGGAAATAACATTCGCAGCGGCAAGAAGCTGAGAGTCAGATAA
- the gyrB gene encoding DNA topoisomerase (ATP-hydrolyzing) subunit B: MSEQELKKKGAGESYNAESIQVLEGLEAVRKRPSMYIGDIGERGLHHLVYEVVDNSIDEALAGFCNNIEVTINEDNSITVKDNGRGIPTGMHEKEHRSALEVVLTILHAGGKFNKGSYKVSGGLHGVGVSCVNALSIHMTAEVHREGKVFMQEYSKGKPLYPVKTVGEASDTGTIITFKPDPEIFTLSTVYNYDILAARLRELAYLNKKVKLTLTDMRAKETNDEGVEVSKPKTEIFYSELGLLEFVKYLDGNREKLTENPIYLESDKTGYPIEIAMQYNTEFNENVHSYVNNINTIEGGTHLSGFRRGLTTTLKNYADKEGMLKNLKFEIDPSDFREGLTAVISVKVAEPQFEGQTKTKLGNAEVMAAVSQATSIALENYLEEHPKDAKLIIDKVILAAQARHAARKARELVQRKSGMSGVGLPAKLADCSERDPSKCELFLVEGDSAGGTAKEGRNRMYQAILPLRGKILNVEKAMEHRVFDSETIRNIYTALGVTVGTEEDSKALNLSKLRYHKIIIMADADVDGAHITTLILTFFFRYMIDLIKNGYVYCATPPLYMIKKGKDANRYCWSDEEKDKVVAELTKGGTQSEKGIKIQRYKGLGEMSQDQLAETTMDPANRILRKVYIENAAEADRIFSMLMGDDVPPRREFIEQHAKYANIDA, from the coding sequence ATGAGCGAACAAGAGTTGAAAAAGAAGGGCGCCGGAGAGAGCTATAATGCGGAAAGCATTCAAGTTCTGGAAGGCCTGGAGGCTGTTAGAAAACGTCCCTCCATGTACATTGGAGATATTGGTGAAAGAGGACTTCACCACCTGGTTTATGAAGTTGTAGATAACTCAATAGATGAGGCACTTGCAGGTTTTTGCAACAACATTGAGGTTACAATCAATGAGGATAATTCAATTACCGTAAAGGATAACGGAAGAGGTATCCCCACGGGAATGCATGAGAAAGAGCACCGCAGCGCATTGGAGGTTGTTCTTACCATTCTGCATGCCGGCGGTAAATTCAATAAAGGAAGTTATAAAGTATCAGGAGGTTTGCACGGCGTTGGAGTATCCTGCGTTAATGCGCTTTCTATACACATGACCGCAGAGGTCCACAGAGAGGGCAAAGTCTTCATGCAGGAGTACTCAAAGGGCAAACCCCTGTATCCTGTAAAAACAGTTGGAGAGGCCTCAGATACCGGCACTATTATTACGTTTAAGCCGGATCCTGAAATTTTCACGCTCTCGACAGTTTACAACTATGATATTCTGGCAGCGCGCCTGAGAGAACTTGCCTACCTTAACAAGAAGGTAAAGCTGACTCTTACCGATATGCGCGCCAAAGAGACTAATGATGAGGGAGTTGAGGTTTCAAAACCAAAGACTGAAATATTCTACTCTGAACTTGGCCTGTTGGAATTTGTCAAATATTTGGACGGTAACAGGGAGAAACTTACAGAGAACCCTATTTATCTGGAGAGCGACAAGACAGGCTACCCTATTGAAATTGCAATGCAATACAATACCGAGTTTAATGAAAACGTCCACTCTTACGTCAACAATATCAACACAATAGAGGGAGGTACTCACCTGTCGGGATTCAGAAGAGGCTTAACCACAACCCTTAAGAACTACGCAGATAAAGAGGGAATGCTTAAGAACCTCAAATTTGAGATTGACCCTTCCGATTTTAGAGAGGGTTTGACAGCTGTAATTTCTGTGAAAGTTGCTGAGCCTCAGTTTGAGGGACAGACAAAAACAAAACTTGGAAATGCGGAAGTTATGGCGGCTGTAAGCCAGGCTACAAGCATCGCTTTGGAAAATTATCTGGAAGAGCATCCTAAAGATGCAAAACTGATTATAGATAAAGTTATTCTTGCCGCACAGGCAAGGCACGCAGCACGTAAAGCAAGGGAGCTGGTTCAGAGAAAGAGCGGAATGAGCGGAGTGGGACTTCCTGCAAAGCTTGCAGATTGCTCAGAAAGAGATCCTTCCAAATGCGAGCTCTTCCTGGTTGAGGGAGATTCCGCAGGCGGTACTGCCAAAGAGGGAAGAAACAGAATGTACCAGGCCATCCTTCCGCTGAGAGGAAAAATTCTGAACGTGGAGAAGGCTATGGAGCACAGAGTATTTGATAGCGAGACTATTAGAAACATTTACACTGCGCTTGGAGTTACGGTTGGAACTGAAGAAGACAGCAAGGCATTAAACCTTAGCAAGTTAAGATATCATAAGATTATAATTATGGCCGATGCCGATGTGGACGGAGCGCATATTACGACTCTAATCTTGACATTCTTCTTCCGTTATATGATAGACCTGATTAAGAATGGTTATGTCTATTGCGCTACTCCTCCTTTGTACATGATTAAGAAGGGAAAGGATGCCAACAGATATTGCTGGAGCGACGAGGAAAAAGATAAGGTTGTTGCTGAGCTTACAAAGGGCGGCACCCAATCTGAGAAAGGTATTAAAATCCAGAGATACAAAGGATTGGGAGAGATGAGCCAAGACCAGCTGGCGGAAACCACTATGGATCCGGCAAATAGAATTTTAAGAAAAGTTTATATAGAAAATGCAGCTGAAGCTGACCGTATTTTCTCTATGCTTATGGGGGATGATGTTCCACCGAGGAGGGAATTTATAGAGCAACACGCAAAATACGCTAACATTGATGCTTAA